The Candidatus Eisenbacteria bacterium DNA segment CGGTTCGCATACACCAGGGCGATCTCGCGCGCCGTCCTCGCGAGCGCGCTCTTCAGGATGGCGAGGACCGGAGTGATGCCGCTGCCCCCCGCGAACGCCACGATCGGAGTCGGGGCGGCGCGCAGCACGAAGACGCCGGCCGGGGGCATCACGTCGATCGTGTCACCCGTGGCGAGCGCGTCGTTCATCCAATTCGACATCTTCCCGCCGGGCACGCGCTTGACCGTGACCGTGAAGGGATCGCCCGTGTCCGGCGAGCTCGACATCGAGTAGCAGCGGACGATCTGCTCGCCGCCGATCGTCGCGCGGAACGTGCAGAACTGCCCGGCGACGTAGGCAAAGCGGGCCTCGAGTGCCGGAGGGATCTCGAGAACGAACGACCGCGCGTCGCTCGTCTCGTCGACGACGTCGGCCACCGTCAGGGGGTGGTAGCCGTGTTCTCGCAGCATTGGACGCTCCGCCGGGCACGGGAGCGCGGTCGATGATAGGACGACTTCGGGCTTTTGCAAGGTCACTCTCGTCTGTTACAAGTACAATTCTCTTTTCATGGATACCCGCGATACGCTCGAACAGGCCGAGCTGCGGCGCACCGCCCGCCGCGTGGCTCGCGAGCTCGGACCGCGTACCGTGGCGGACCTCGACGATCGCAAACGCAGCGAACGCCTCGCCGAGGCCGTGCGCAGCGCCGGGTGGCTCGAGCTGCGCCACAGCGCGGGCGACGGCGATCCGCTCGCCAGCGGCGTCGAAGCGGCCATCATCGCCGACGCGCTGGGCGAGGCCGTCGCCGACGTGCCCTTCTCCGGGCCGATCCTCGCCGCGGATCTCGCGCGCCGTGCGGGCGTGCGCCCCGTCGACGGAGCCGTCGTCGCCTTCTCCGCGGACCTGATCGATGCCGCCGTGGTCTCGCGCGCGGTGACGGACACGGCGATCCTCGCCGTCGACCACGCCGCACGGGGGCCCGTCGCGGCGTACGTCCTGGTTCCCGAAGGCGACGGCTACCATCTCGCACTCGCGACGACGGATGGCGCGAACGACGGCGCCGACCTCACTCGGGCGATCCGCCCACTCCCCGCCGGCACATCCGTGGTCCGGGTTCCCGACCAGTCCCGGCGCCTTACCCACGAAGATCTCGACGCGTGGGCGGCCCTCGGTCTCGCGCTGACGAGCGCAGACATCGTCGGGCTCATGCGCGGCGTGCTCGACCTCTCGGTCGCCTACGCGAAGGACCGCAAGCAGTACGGCGTCGCCATCGGAACCTTCCAGGCCGTGCAGCATCTCCTCGCCGAGGCTCGCTGCCTGATCGAGGCGGCGTTCAGCGCCGCGCTGTATCCCGCGTGGGCCGTGGATCAGCTCGCTCCCCACGATGCCCGCGCCGCGGGGCGCGTCGCCAAGGCCTACTGCGCGCGCGCCGCACGTACCGTCTGCGAGACCGCGGTGCAGGTGCACGGCGGGATCGGAAACACGTGGGACTGCATCGTGCACGTCTACCTGCGCCGGGCGTTGCTCTCCTCTCAGTGGTTCGGGGACGACGGTGAGCAGTTGCGCCAGCTCGAACGGATCCGCCTGGGGGTGACGTACGGACTTTCGTGACTCGCCGCAGGAAGCCGAGTTCCGGTCGCGGCTGCGCGCCTGGATCGCGGAGCACAACCCGGGACTGCCGGCCTCCTCGACCGACGACGAGTACTGGGCTCGGCAGGCGGAGTGGCACACCGCGCTCTACGACGCGGGCTTCTTCGGGCTCTCCTGGCCCTCCCGCTTCGGCGGTCACGACCTGCCTGCGGTCTTCGACGTCATCCTCGACGAAGAGCTCGCCGCCGCCGGCGCACCGCCGCGCCCCAGCCTCGGATACCTGGTCCAGGGAATCACGACGCACGCGAGCGAGGCGATCCAGCAGCGCCTGCTACCTGGCTTGATCAGCGGCCGCGAGCGCTGGTGTCAGGGCTTCAGCGAGCCCGAAGCCGGCTCCGACCTGGCCTCCCTGCGCACTACCGCCAAGCGCGACGGCGACGAGTACGTGATCCAGGGGCACAAGATATGGACGAGCTACTCCGACGTCGCCGACTGGTGCTTTCTACTCGCCCGTACCGACCCCGACGTTGCGAAGCACAAGGGCCTGTCCGCCTTCGCCGTGCCGATGCGCCAGCGCGGGATCGAGCAGTACCCGCTCCGCATGATGAACGGCATCACCAGGGAGTTCGGCCAGGTGGTGTTCGACGGCGCGCGCGTCTCGGCCGAGAACATGATCGGCAAGCCCGGCGAAGGCTGGCGCATCGCGATGACGATCGTCAGCCACGAGCGGGAACCCGGCGAGGTCGGCTACGTCGCGCGGTACGTGAAGACCGTGAAGGACCTCGAGGCGACCGTGCGGGCGAACCCCGGCGCGTTTCGCAGCGACCAGCGCGAGGCGGTCGCCTGGGCCCACGTGCAGGCGGAGATGCTGCGGCTGCACGTGCGTCGCAGGCTCTCCGAGCGTCTCGGCGGGCTCGACCACGGTCCCGGCGGCTCCATCGACAAGATCCTCATGACGTGGGTCGAGCAGACCGTCGGAGCCGCGGCGCTCTCCGTGGCGGGATCACGCGCCGTGGTCGACGGTGACGACGTCGCGCTGAAGATCTACCTCTACGGCCGCGCCCAGAGCGTCATGGGCGGGACCTCGCAGATCCAGAAGAACATCATCGCCACTCGAATCCTCGGCCTTCCGGCGACCTGAGTACGCCGCGCACAGAGAGGAGATCCATGGACTACCCTCTTCCCCAGGCGGTTCGTGTGGAGGCCGACGGCCCGGTGCGCATCGTGCGGCTCTCCCGCCCCGAGCAGCTGAACGCCGTGAACGACGAGCTGCACTCGGGCCTGACCCGCGTCTTCCCGCTCCTCAGCGCCGACCCCGATGCGCGCGTCGCGGTCATCACGGGGGAAGGTCGCGCGTTCTCCGCGGGCGGCGACTTCAGGCTCCTCGACCGGATGATCGGCGATCGTGAGCTGCGACGCCGGACGATCGCGGAGGGTCGAGAGCTCGTGCTCAACATGATCCGCTGCCGGGTTCCGGTGATCGCCGCGGTCAACGGCCCCGCCGTCGGCCTCGGCTGCAGCGTGATCGCGCTCTCGGACGTCGTCTACATGGCGGAGTCGGCCTATCTCTCGGATCCGCACGTGCCGGTGGGTCTGGTCGCGGCCGACGGCGGCCCGCTCACCTGGCCCCTCCACACCAGCCTGCTGCTCGCCAAGGAGTACGCGTTCACGGGAGACCGGATCGGCGCGGCGCGGGCGAAGGAGATCGGCCTCGCGAATCACGTCTGCCCCGACGGCGAGGTGCTCGCCGCGGCGCTCACCGCCGCCCGGAGGATCGCGTCGCTGCCGCAGCAGGCGGTGGAGGCGACGAAACGTGTCCTCAACCTGCACGTCGAGCGGGCCGTGCTCGCGACCATCGACTTCGCGCTGGCGGCCGAGACCGAGTCGTTCGATACGGACGATCTGCGTGGGAACGTCGCCCGCTTCCTGAAGCGATAGGAGAGACCGTGGCCAAGCGAACGAGGTTTGCGGAGTACAAGGACCGCTACGCCAACTACCGATTCGAGCTGAGCGCGGAGGGCATCCTCTTCATGCAGTGCCACACTGACGGGGGGAGCCTCGTGTGGGACTGGAAGGCGCACGACGACATGTCGGACGCGTTCGCCGACATCTCCGGTGATCGGGAGATCAAGGTCCTGATCCACACCGGGACCGGAGAGAACTACAACGCCAACTGGGGGCCCGCCACGACGGAGAAGCCCTTGTACCTCGCCATGGACGGCCAGAAGGGTCTCCAGAAACTCGACGAGAAGGCCTGGTACGGCCGCATGCTCATCGAGAACGTGCTGGCCGTCGACGTGCCGATGATCACCGCCGTCAACGGCCCGTGCAACATCCACTCCGAGATCCCGCTCATGAGTGACATCGTCCTGGCCTCCGACGACGCCTACTTCCAGGACCTTCCGCACTTCCCGCGCGGCATGGTGCCGGGCGACGGCCAGCACGTCATCTGGCCGGCCATCGTCGGCCGCAACCGGGCGCGGTACTTTCTCCTCACCGGGAAGAAGCTCTCCGCGCAGGAGGCGCTCGAATGGGGAGCCGTCAACGAGGTGCTTCCCAGGCACCGACTCCTCGACCGGGCGTGGGAGCTGGCGCGCGAGCTCGCGAAGCGCCCTCCGCTCACGCTCCGCTACACACGCATGCTGTTCACCCAGGACCTCAAGCGCGCCTTCCTGAACGAGCTGAATCACGGCATCGCCCGCGAGATGTACGCGCAGCGCCAGTTCTTCCCGGTCGGCGGGGGAATGGAGCCCCTCGATCGCCCCTGGGACAAGGAGCCCTGGTCGCGCTGATCCCCAGGCCCGCAGCCGCGCTCCCCCGCGGGCCGGCACGTAATAGTCCTTCCCCGCGGAAGATAATCGTACTATAGAGCCGCGGAAGGCATGTTCTCAGAATCGGGGAATAGGAACCTGCGGCCGGGCGCGACGCGTGCGAGGAGGAAGCGATGAGCGAGGTTCTGGCCCCCGCGGACTTCATCCGCGATCTGGTCGCGCGCATCGAGTCCCGCCGGACCTTCGGTCGTCACCCGCTGTGGCTCGAGATCTTCGACGGCAAGCTGCGACGCGAACGGCTGAAGGTGTTCGCCGTCCAGTTCTTCCTGCAGGTGCGCGAGTTCCCCCGCGCCGTGAGCGCGATGCACGCCAACTGTCCGTTCCCCGAGGAGCGCATCGAGCTCGCGGAGAGCATCTACGAGGAGGAGACGGGGCGGATCTCCGGCGCCAACCGGCCCCACCCGGAGATCTTCATCCGCTTCGGCGAGGCCGTCGGCGTTTCGCGCATCGAGATGGTCGAGGGCCGACCGCTGCCCGCGACCCGCGCGTTGATCGATTGGTTCGAGCTGTCGAGCAAGCAGCGCTCGTTCATCGAGGCGGCGGCGGCGATGAACCTGGCGGCCGAGGGCCAGGTGCCCGGCGCCTTCGGGCCGATGGCACGCCGGCTCCAGCAGCACTACGGGCTCAGCCGCGAGGCGGTGGAGTTCTGGGACCTGCACGAAGTTGCCGACGCGGAGCACAGCCAGGTGGGTGACAACATCGTCGTGCGCCATGCGACCGACGCCGCGACGCAGGTGCGCGTGCGCGACGCGCTCCAGCACTCGCTCGACGCCTGGTGGCACTTCTTCGACGGCATGCAGGCCGCCATGTGAGGCGAAGGAGAAGAAGATCATGGCCGCATACTTCATCGCCCAGTACGTCGTGAACGACCCGAAGCTCTACCGCGAGTACCAGGCCGCCGCCGGTCCGACCATCCAGGCCTCCGGCGGGGAGGTCGTGTCGTTCGACGTCGCCGCGGAGACCATCGAGGGAACGCCCCCCGGACCGCAGACGGTGATCCTCAAGTTCGAATCCACCGAGGCAGCCAAAGCCTGGTACCGATCACCCGCCTACCAGGCCGTGGTCGGCAAGCGCCTGGCGGCGACGACGGGGTTCGCCGTGATCTCGCAGTCCATGAACTTCAAGGGTTGAGCCGTCGGTAGTGATCACAACGCAGACAGGGGCGTCGACCGAGCGCCTGGGTTCCGAGCCGAAGCGGCTGCTGAACCCGGCGATGCTCGCCGTGGCCATCCTCGGCGCGGCGACGATCGCGGCCGTTGCCTACAACGCCCGCATGGGCACCGTCTCTCCTCGCATCGCAAACCCTGTCGTGACGGGGGTTCCCCGCCCGGTGGAGTTCCTGTTCGGATGGAACCACTGGCTCGTCCTGCACCAGGTGGGGACGGTCGTCATGATGCTCGTCCTCGTCGCCGTGTGCGTGTGGGCGTGGCGACGGCACCCTGCGCATCCCTACCTTCTGATGGTTCTCGCCGCGACGGCGATCGTTTGGCAGGACCCGATCATGAACTGGGCGCCCTATGCGGTCTACAACCCGCAGCTCTGGCATTTTCCCGAAGACTGGCCCCTCGTGAAGCTGTCGCCCACGGTCGAGCCCTTCATCGTCATCGGCTACTCGACCTTCTACTTCATCGGCCCGTTCGTCGCGGGAAGCTGGATCCTGCGCCGTCTTCAGGCGCGCGCATCCACCCACTCGTTCGTCTGGCGCCGCCCGCTCATCAGCTTGGCGCTGCTGCTCTTCGTCGTCGGCTTCGTCATGGACGCCCTCCTGGAGATCTTCCTCGTCCGCACCGGGCTGTACATCTACTCGCAAGTCATGCCGTGGGGATCCGTCTTCGCCGGAACGACCTTCCAGTTCCCGCTGATCGTCGAATCGTCGCTCGTCACCGTGGTGATGATTCCCGCGGGCGTGCTCTGCCATCGGGACGACACGGGACGCACGCAAGCCGAGAAGCTCGCTCAGAGGCTCGGTTGGTTCCGCACTCGCCCGGCCCTGGCCACGTTCCTGGTGATGGCAGGGATTTTGAACGTCGCCTACTTCGCATACGGGGCCGGCTTCGCGACCATCCGCGCGGCGAAGCTCGCCACCGCCGTCGCCTGTCCGTGGCCGTTTCCGGAAGCCAAGGTCTACGATCCAAACGGATTCTATGAGCGGGAGGGGCAGCGCGGCCCGTACTTCGAGGGCCACTGGAACACCTGGATGAGCGGCCAGCCGTCGGGACGTCCCGACGTGGAGCCGCCCGAGAACGGTGGACGTTGTGGGCCCGGCCGTGCATGAGCCGCGAAGCGTCGTCATCACCGGGGCGTCGCGCGGTCTCGGCCTGGCGTCCGCCGCGCACCTCTACGAGCTCGGATGGCGTGTCGTCGGAGCGATGCGCTCGCCCGCAGTCGGGCTCGAACGCCTTCGCGCCGCGACCGGAGCTGCCGGCGACGATCCGCGACTGCTCGCCGTGCGACTCGACCTGAACGATCCGGAGTCGATCGCAGCCGCCGCCAAGGGAATCCATCAGCAGGTCGGCGCGCCCGACGTCCTCGTGCACAACGCCGGGATCGCCGTCGCAGGTTGCGTGGAGGACGTCCCGATCAGCGCGTGGGAGCAGGTCTTCTCGACGAACCTCTTCGGACCCGTGGCGCTCACCAAGGCACTGTTGCCCTCGATGCGAGCTGCCGGGCGCGGCCGGATCGTCGTGTTGTCGAGCGCGGGCGGCATCGCGGGCATGCCGTCCGTCAGCACGTACTCCGCCGCCAAGGGCGCGCTCGAACGGTGGGCCGAAGCACTGGCGTACGAGGTCGCTCCGTTCGGCCTGGGTGTGACGATCCTGGTGGCCGGACTGTTCAAGACCGACATCCTCACCGACCAGACCCCGCACCATGGCGACCTGGGCGGCCCCTACGCCGCGCACTACGCCGAGATCGAGCGCAGGGGCCTCTTCATGGTGCGCCTGGCGAGCCGGCCCGAGCGTTTCGCGCGCGCACTTGCGTGGGCGCTCGACGAGCGGGCCCCGTTCGCCCGGCGCGCAGTGGGGCTCGACGCGCGCCTGCTGCTGCTCGCGAGCCGCGTTCTTCCGGTGCGGGTCCTCCGTGGCGTGATCCGTCTCGCGTTGGGTCTCCCACGGCGCGGCACCCTTCGAGAGCGCCAGGCCTCGCCGACGCCCGTCGCCTCCCGATCCGATGCAAGCAGGCAGTATGGCTGACACGTCGAAGGTCCGTTTCGAATCGCGGATGCTGATCGACGGCGATCTCGTCGACGGCGGCGCTGGTACGTTCGCCAACGTCAACCCGGCGACCGAGGAGCACCTCGGCGAGGTCGCCGATGCGTCGAAGGCGGACATGCACCGTGCGATCGATGCCGCTCGCCGCGCATTCGACGAGAGCGACTGGTCGACGAGCCATGCCTTCCGGCGACGCTGCCTGGAGCAGCTCCAGGCAGCGCTGGAGGCCGAGAAGGAATCACTGCGCGAGGAGCTGATCCTCGAAGCCGGCTGCCCTCGAATGGTGACCCACGGGCCACAGCTCGACGCCCCGTTGGCGAGCGCGCTGCCCTACACGGCCAAGCTGATCGAGGAGTACCCGTGGGAGGCCGACCTCGGTGACGCCTTCGTCGAGCTCACCGGTCAGCTCACGACGCGGAAGGTCTGGCGCGAACCCGTCGGCGTCGTCGGCGCGATCGTTCCCTGGAACTACCCGTTCGAGGTGACGATCCACAAGCTCGCGCAGGCGCTGGCCACCGGCAACACGGTCGTGCTGAAGCCGGCGCCGGACACGCCCTACAACGCGACGCGCCTCGGGCGCCTTATCGCAGAGCACACGGACATCCCGGCCGGCGTCGTCAACGTCGTCACGGCGTCCGACCACCTGGTCGGCGAGGAGCTCACGCTCTCCCCGAAGGTCGATCTCATCTCCTTCACCGGCTCGACGAGGGTCGGGAAGCGCATCATGGAAAGAGGCGCGGCGACGATGAAGCGCCTGTTCCTCGAGCTCGGTGGCAAGTCGGCCACGATCGTGCTGGAGGACGCCGACTTCCAGCAAGCCTGCCTGATCGGCATCGCGCCGTGTTTCCACGCGGGCCAGGGCTGCGCGACCCCAACCCGTCTGCTGTTGCCCCGATCGCGCTACGACGAGGGCGTCGCGCTGCTGAAGGGCATGTACGAGAGCGTCGCCGCCGGCGATCCGCAGGATCCCGCCACGTTGTGCGGCCCGGTAATCTCGGCCAGGCAGCGCGCGCGCATCGTCGGCTACATCCGGAAGGGCATCGACGAGGGCGCCACGCTGCTCGTCGGCGGTCCGGAGCCACCCGCGGGACTCGCCAAGGGGTTCTGGGTCACGCCCACCCTGTTCGTCGACGTCGACAACGCCATGACGATCGCGCAGGAGGAGATCTTCGGTCCGGTCCTCGTCGTCATTCCGTTCGAGGACGAGGACGACGCCGTCCGCATCGCCAACGACAGCATCTACGGGTTGGCCGGCAACGTGATGTCGGGTTCGCTGGATCGCTCCCTGGCAGTCGCCCGCCGGCTGCGCGCCGGCTTCATCGGTGTCAACGGCGGCGTGCCCTACGGCGCCGACGTGCCGTTCGGCGGCTACAAGGCCAGCGGC contains these protein-coding regions:
- a CDS encoding acyl-CoA dehydrogenase family protein; this encodes MDTRDTLEQAELRRTARRVARELGPRTVADLDDRKRSERLAEAVRSAGWLELRHSAGDGDPLASGVEAAIIADALGEAVADVPFSGPILAADLARRAGVRPVDGAVVAFSADLIDAAVVSRAVTDTAILAVDHAARGPVAAYVLVPEGDGYHLALATTDGANDGADLTRAIRPLPAGTSVVRVPDQSRRLTHEDLDAWAALGLALTSADIVGLMRGVLDLSVAYAKDRKQYGVAIGTFQAVQHLLAEARCLIEAAFSAALYPAWAVDQLAPHDARAAGRVAKAYCARAARTVCETAVQVHGGIGNTWDCIVHVYLRRALLSSQWFGDDGEQLRQLERIRLGVTYGLS
- a CDS encoding enoyl-CoA hydratase/isomerase family protein; translated protein: MDYPLPQAVRVEADGPVRIVRLSRPEQLNAVNDELHSGLTRVFPLLSADPDARVAVITGEGRAFSAGGDFRLLDRMIGDRELRRRTIAEGRELVLNMIRCRVPVIAAVNGPAVGLGCSVIALSDVVYMAESAYLSDPHVPVGLVAADGGPLTWPLHTSLLLAKEYAFTGDRIGAARAKEIGLANHVCPDGEVLAAALTAARRIASLPQQAVEATKRVLNLHVERAVLATIDFALAAETESFDTDDLRGNVARFLKR
- a CDS encoding enoyl-CoA hydratase/isomerase family protein; its protein translation is MAKRTRFAEYKDRYANYRFELSAEGILFMQCHTDGGSLVWDWKAHDDMSDAFADISGDREIKVLIHTGTGENYNANWGPATTEKPLYLAMDGQKGLQKLDEKAWYGRMLIENVLAVDVPMITAVNGPCNIHSEIPLMSDIVLASDDAYFQDLPHFPRGMVPGDGQHVIWPAIVGRNRARYFLLTGKKLSAQEALEWGAVNEVLPRHRLLDRAWELARELAKRPPLTLRYTRMLFTQDLKRAFLNELNHGIAREMYAQRQFFPVGGGMEPLDRPWDKEPWSR
- a CDS encoding iron-containing redox enzyme family protein → MSEVLAPADFIRDLVARIESRRTFGRHPLWLEIFDGKLRRERLKVFAVQFFLQVREFPRAVSAMHANCPFPEERIELAESIYEEETGRISGANRPHPEIFIRFGEAVGVSRIEMVEGRPLPATRALIDWFELSSKQRSFIEAAAAMNLAAEGQVPGAFGPMARRLQQHYGLSREAVEFWDLHEVADAEHSQVGDNIVVRHATDAATQVRVRDALQHSLDAWWHFFDGMQAAM
- a CDS encoding DUF1330 domain-containing protein, whose product is MAAYFIAQYVVNDPKLYREYQAAAGPTIQASGGEVVSFDVAAETIEGTPPGPQTVILKFESTEAAKAWYRSPAYQAVVGKRLAATTGFAVISQSMNFKG
- a CDS encoding spirocyclase AveC family protein, coding for MLAVAILGAATIAAVAYNARMGTVSPRIANPVVTGVPRPVEFLFGWNHWLVLHQVGTVVMMLVLVAVCVWAWRRHPAHPYLLMVLAATAIVWQDPIMNWAPYAVYNPQLWHFPEDWPLVKLSPTVEPFIVIGYSTFYFIGPFVAGSWILRRLQARASTHSFVWRRPLISLALLLFVVGFVMDALLEIFLVRTGLYIYSQVMPWGSVFAGTTFQFPLIVESSLVTVVMIPAGVLCHRDDTGRTQAEKLAQRLGWFRTRPALATFLVMAGILNVAYFAYGAGFATIRAAKLATAVACPWPFPEAKVYDPNGFYEREGQRGPYFEGHWNTWMSGQPSGRPDVEPPENGGRCGPGRA
- a CDS encoding SDR family oxidoreductase; translated protein: MHEPRSVVITGASRGLGLASAAHLYELGWRVVGAMRSPAVGLERLRAATGAAGDDPRLLAVRLDLNDPESIAAAAKGIHQQVGAPDVLVHNAGIAVAGCVEDVPISAWEQVFSTNLFGPVALTKALLPSMRAAGRGRIVVLSSAGGIAGMPSVSTYSAAKGALERWAEALAYEVAPFGLGVTILVAGLFKTDILTDQTPHHGDLGGPYAAHYAEIERRGLFMVRLASRPERFARALAWALDERAPFARRAVGLDARLLLLASRVLPVRVLRGVIRLALGLPRRGTLRERQASPTPVASRSDASRQYG
- a CDS encoding aldehyde dehydrogenase family protein gives rise to the protein MADTSKVRFESRMLIDGDLVDGGAGTFANVNPATEEHLGEVADASKADMHRAIDAARRAFDESDWSTSHAFRRRCLEQLQAALEAEKESLREELILEAGCPRMVTHGPQLDAPLASALPYTAKLIEEYPWEADLGDAFVELTGQLTTRKVWREPVGVVGAIVPWNYPFEVTIHKLAQALATGNTVVLKPAPDTPYNATRLGRLIAEHTDIPAGVVNVVTASDHLVGEELTLSPKVDLISFTGSTRVGKRIMERGAATMKRLFLELGGKSATIVLEDADFQQACLIGIAPCFHAGQGCATPTRLLLPRSRYDEGVALLKGMYESVAAGDPQDPATLCGPVISARQRARIVGYIRKGIDEGATLLVGGPEPPAGLAKGFWVTPTLFVDVDNAMTIAQEEIFGPVLVVIPFEDEDDAVRIANDSIYGLAGNVMSGSLDRSLAVARRLRAGFIGVNGGVPYGADVPFGGYKASGVGRQNGHAGFDQYTELKSVAWPVV